From Sphingomonas bisphenolicum, one genomic window encodes:
- a CDS encoding TldD/PmbA family protein, with protein sequence MHRRDFLAFGAAGAGGLLLPSMFGKVIAAEELNSAIDVAVKKALADAAMNAAKSAGASYCDVRVGRYLRQFVITRERNVENVVNTESTGVGIRVIANGAWGFAATNEMTKEAVAKAAGQAVAIAKANAPGQSAPVQLAPVTGVGEVSWRTPIVKNSMTVPIKDKVDLLMGVNAAALDAGASFIRSILFLVNEQKYFASTDGSYIDQDVHRIWAPMEVTAVDKASGKFRVREGLSAPMGLGYEYLDGAASGKTVLPNGVTVYGQSYDMKEDAVAAAKQAMAKIKAPSVKPGKYDLVLDPSHTWLTIHESVGHPLELDRVLGYEANYAGTSFATMDKLQSHFQYGSDKVNIVADKTQPGSLGAVSYDDEGVKTKKWDLIRDGKLVGYQAIRDQAHIEGKAASDGCAYADSWSNVQFQRMANVSLEPGKAKMSVADMISNVEDGIYIIGDGSFSIDQQRYNAQFGGQLFYEIKQGKITQQIEDVAYQIRTPEFWNGCAGVCDASDYRLGGSFFDGKGQPAQVSAVSHGSSTARFNGINVINTARSLG encoded by the coding sequence TTGCACAGACGCGATTTTCTGGCCTTTGGCGCCGCGGGCGCAGGAGGACTCCTTCTCCCATCCATGTTCGGCAAGGTGATTGCCGCCGAGGAACTGAACAGCGCCATCGACGTGGCGGTGAAGAAGGCACTGGCCGACGCCGCGATGAACGCGGCCAAGAGCGCGGGCGCATCCTATTGCGACGTGCGGGTCGGTCGCTATCTGCGCCAGTTCGTCATCACCCGCGAACGCAACGTCGAAAATGTGGTGAACACCGAATCGACCGGCGTGGGAATCCGCGTGATCGCCAATGGCGCCTGGGGCTTTGCCGCCACCAACGAGATGACCAAGGAAGCCGTCGCCAAGGCCGCGGGCCAAGCCGTCGCCATCGCCAAGGCCAATGCGCCGGGCCAGAGCGCGCCGGTCCAGCTCGCCCCGGTGACGGGCGTGGGCGAGGTCAGCTGGCGCACGCCGATCGTCAAGAACAGCATGACCGTGCCGATCAAGGACAAGGTCGACCTGCTGATGGGCGTGAATGCCGCGGCGCTGGACGCCGGAGCCAGCTTCATCCGTTCCATCCTGTTCCTGGTGAACGAGCAGAAATATTTCGCCAGCACCGACGGCAGCTATATCGACCAGGACGTGCATCGCATCTGGGCGCCGATGGAAGTCACCGCGGTCGACAAGGCGAGCGGCAAGTTCCGCGTGCGCGAAGGCCTGTCGGCGCCGATGGGGCTGGGCTATGAATATCTGGACGGGGCGGCCAGCGGCAAGACCGTGCTGCCCAATGGCGTCACCGTCTATGGCCAGTCCTATGATATGAAGGAAGACGCCGTCGCCGCCGCCAAGCAGGCGATGGCAAAGATCAAGGCGCCTTCGGTCAAGCCCGGCAAATATGATCTGGTGCTCGACCCGTCGCATACCTGGCTGACGATCCACGAGTCGGTCGGCCATCCGCTCGAACTCGACCGCGTGCTGGGTTACGAAGCCAATTATGCCGGCACCAGCTTCGCCACGATGGACAAGCTGCAAAGCCATTTCCAATATGGCAGCGACAAGGTGAACATCGTCGCCGACAAGACCCAGCCGGGCAGCCTGGGCGCCGTGTCCTATGACGACGAAGGCGTGAAGACCAAGAAGTGGGATCTGATCCGCGACGGCAAGCTGGTCGGCTATCAGGCGATCCGCGACCAGGCCCATATCGAGGGCAAGGCCGCGTCGGACGGCTGCGCCTATGCCGATAGCTGGTCCAACGTGCAGTTCCAGCGCATGGCCAATGTCAGCCTGGAGCCGGGCAAGGCCAAGATGAGCGTCGCCGACATGATTTCCAATGTCGAGGATGGTATCTACATCATCGGCGACGGCAGCTTTTCGATCGACCAGCAGCGCTATAACGCCCAGTTCGGCGGGCAGCTCTTCTACGAGATCAAGCAGGGCAAGATCACCCAGCAGATCGAGGATGTCGCCTACCAGATCCGCACGCCCGAATTCTGGAACGGGTGCGCCGGGGTATGCGACGCCAGCGATTATCGCCTGGGCGGCTCCTTCTTCGACGGCAAGGGGCAGCCGGCACAGGTTTCGGCCGTGTCGCACGGATCGTCGACCGCGCGCTTCAACGGCATCAACGTCATCAACACCGCCCGTTCGCTCGGCTGA
- a CDS encoding JAB domain-containing protein, giving the protein MEDELAIAILDGAWRPQRLLTLRQDWHGVLHHLLRDEGSWVALIQRRGGHASHLPCWRDVALTRTIARRLRPLEIRLADHLIHAGESRFSFRAAGLL; this is encoded by the coding sequence ATGGAGGACGAACTGGCGATCGCGATTCTGGATGGCGCCTGGCGACCGCAACGCCTGCTGACGCTGCGCCAGGATTGGCATGGCGTGCTGCACCACCTGCTGAGAGACGAAGGCAGCTGGGTCGCCCTGATCCAGCGACGCGGCGGTCATGCGTCACACCTGCCCTGCTGGCGCGATGTCGCCCTGACGCGAACCATTGCGCGTCGTTTGCGGCCGCTGGAGATCCGGCTGGCCGATCACTTGATCCATGCGGGCGAAAGCCGCTTCAGCTTCCGCGCGGCGGGGCTTCTCTAA
- the thyA gene encoding thymidylate synthase, which produces MPSSSVPHYEQQYLDLMRHIWRHGDERVDRTGVGTRSILGATMRFSLANDAVPLLTTKRVYWKVAAREMLWFLTGDTNIRELVRQGVHIWTDWPLDAYRKATGEDIDRDTFEMRIVGDDDFARQWGDLGPVYGAQWVNWPRYEAVGDGLYRKADQGHNQIADLVQAIRVAPGSRRLLFTGWNVAEVAQMALPPCHMTYQFQVSDGKLNGLLFQRSCDLGLGFAFNIFGLSMITRMLAQQCDLEPGEVVWQGGDVHLYLNHAALVEEQMDRIPSGTPKLRINRRPSSIFDYRIEDFDVLDYAPQAHISAPVAV; this is translated from the coding sequence ATGCCTTCCTCGTCCGTGCCCCATTATGAGCAGCAATATCTGGACCTGATGCGGCATATCTGGCGGCATGGCGACGAACGGGTCGATCGCACCGGGGTCGGCACCCGCTCGATCCTGGGTGCGACGATGCGATTCTCGCTGGCCAATGATGCGGTGCCGCTGCTGACCACCAAGCGGGTCTATTGGAAGGTCGCGGCGCGCGAGATGCTGTGGTTTCTGACCGGCGACACCAATATCCGCGAACTGGTGCGGCAGGGCGTGCATATCTGGACCGACTGGCCGCTCGACGCCTATCGCAAGGCGACCGGCGAGGATATAGACCGCGACACGTTCGAAATGCGGATCGTCGGCGACGATGATTTCGCCCGGCAATGGGGCGATCTGGGTCCGGTCTATGGCGCGCAATGGGTGAACTGGCCGCGCTATGAGGCGGTCGGCGACGGACTCTATCGAAAGGCGGATCAGGGCCATAACCAGATCGCCGATCTGGTGCAGGCGATTCGCGTCGCTCCCGGCTCGCGCCGCCTGCTGTTCACCGGCTGGAACGTGGCGGAAGTGGCGCAGATGGCGTTGCCGCCCTGCCATATGACCTATCAGTTCCAGGTGTCGGACGGCAAGCTCAACGGCTTGTTGTTCCAGCGTAGCTGCGACCTTGGCCTGGGCTTCGCCTTCAATATTTTCGGCCTCTCGATGATCACCCGGATGCTGGCGCAGCAGTGCGATCTGGAACCGGGCGAGGTGGTCTGGCAGGGCGGCGACGTCCATCTCTATCTGAACCATGCCGCGCTGGTGGAAGAGCAGATGGATCGAATCCCATCCGGCACACCCAAATTGCGGATCAATCGGCGGCCTTCGAGTATTTTCGATTATCGGATCGAGGATTTCGATGTCCTTGATTATGCGCCACAGGCCCATATTTCCGCGCCGGTGGCTGTCTGA
- a CDS encoding 3-methyl-2-oxobutanoate dehydrogenase (2-methylpropanoyl-transferring) subunit alpha, with translation MSDPTGSGGIEGQPGRNLPPLRLHVPEPPARPGESADFTHFDIPAADAAPRPDEAAQPDAMRDMAYGLIRVLDEDGAAVGAWNPKLPPETLLRMLRTMALTRAFDARMFRAQRQGKTSFYMKSTGEEAVSIGAALALSRDDMCFPSYRQQGILLARDWPLVDMMNQIYSNKGDRLKGRQLPIMYSARDAGFFSISGNLTTQYPQAVGWAMASAARGDTRIAATWCGEGSTAEGDFHSACTFASVYRAPVIMNVVNNQWAISSFSGFAGAESTTFAARAVGYGIAGLRVDGNDILAVYAATRWAADRARSNAGPTLIEHFTYRVEGHSTSDDPTAYRSAEESSLWPLGDPIARLKAHCIGLGIWDEDRHAAMDKELAELVRDAAREAEKNGILGHGLHHPMESMFEDVFEEMPRHLKEQQQQMLDEWKAAGL, from the coding sequence ATGAGCGATCCGACCGGATCAGGCGGTATTGAGGGGCAGCCAGGGCGTAATCTGCCGCCGCTGCGCCTGCACGTGCCCGAGCCGCCCGCGCGGCCCGGCGAAAGCGCCGACTTCACCCATTTCGACATTCCCGCCGCCGATGCGGCGCCCCGCCCGGACGAGGCGGCGCAGCCCGACGCCATGCGCGACATGGCCTATGGGCTGATTCGCGTGCTGGATGAGGATGGCGCGGCGGTGGGCGCCTGGAACCCCAAGCTCCCGCCCGAAACGCTGTTGCGGATGCTCCGCACCATGGCGCTGACCCGCGCCTTCGACGCACGCATGTTCCGCGCCCAGCGCCAGGGCAAGACCAGCTTCTACATGAAATCGACGGGTGAAGAGGCGGTGTCGATCGGCGCGGCGCTGGCCCTGTCGCGCGACGATATGTGCTTTCCCAGCTATCGCCAGCAGGGGATTTTGCTCGCGCGCGACTGGCCGCTGGTCGACATGATGAACCAGATTTATTCCAACAAGGGCGACCGGCTGAAGGGGCGCCAATTGCCGATTATGTATTCGGCGCGGGACGCGGGCTTCTTCTCCATCTCCGGCAACCTTACCACCCAATATCCGCAGGCGGTGGGCTGGGCGATGGCCAGCGCCGCGCGCGGCGACACGCGCATCGCCGCGACCTGGTGCGGCGAAGGATCGACGGCGGAAGGGGATTTTCACTCGGCCTGTACCTTCGCCAGCGTTTATCGCGCACCCGTCATCATGAATGTCGTGAATAACCAATGGGCTATCAGTAGCTTTTCAGGTTTTGCCGGAGCCGAGTCGACCACCTTCGCCGCACGCGCCGTGGGCTATGGCATCGCCGGCCTGCGGGTCGATGGCAACGACATCCTCGCCGTCTATGCCGCGACGCGCTGGGCCGCCGATCGGGCGCGGTCCAATGCCGGGCCGACCCTTATCGAGCATTTCACCTATCGCGTCGAAGGGCATAGCACATCGGACGATCCGACCGCCTATCGCTCTGCCGAGGAAAGCAGCCTCTGGCCGCTGGGCGATCCGATCGCGCGGCTCAAAGCCCATTGCATCGGCTTGGGCATCTGGGACGAGGATCGTCACGCCGCGATGGACAAGGAATTGGCCGAACTGGTCCGCGACGCTGCGCGCGAGGCGGAGAAGAACGGCATATTGGGCCACGGCCTCCACCATCCGATGGAGAGCATGTTCGAGGATGTGTTCGAAGAGATGCCCCGGCACCTCAAGGAACAGCAGCAGCAGATGCTGGACGAATGGAAGGCGGCAGGACTGTGA
- a CDS encoding alpha-ketoacid dehydrogenase subunit beta: MNMIQAINSAMDVMMERDPTVVVMGEDVGFFGGVFRATAGLQAKYGKNRVFDTPITECGIIGVAVGMGAYGLRPVPEIQFADYIYPALDQLVSEAARLRYRSAGEFIAPMTVRSPFGGGIFGGQTHSQSPEGIFTHCSGIKTVIPSTPYDAKGLLIAAIEDNDPTLFFEPKRIYNGPFDGHYDTPATSWAGHADAQVPTGYYRIPLGKARIARAGDALTVLCYGTMVHVVENVVATLGIDAEIVDLRSLVPLDIDTIEASVKKTGRCLIVHEATRTSGFGAELLAQVQERCFYHLEAPIERVTGFDTPYPHSLEWAYFPGPVRIREAINKIMKD, encoded by the coding sequence ATGAACATGATCCAGGCGATCAACAGCGCCATGGACGTGATGATGGAGCGTGACCCGACCGTGGTCGTGATGGGCGAGGATGTCGGCTTTTTCGGCGGCGTTTTCCGCGCCACCGCGGGCCTTCAGGCGAAATATGGCAAGAACCGCGTGTTCGATACGCCGATTACCGAATGCGGGATCATCGGCGTGGCCGTGGGCATGGGCGCCTATGGCCTGCGCCCGGTGCCGGAAATCCAGTTCGCCGACTATATTTATCCGGCGCTCGACCAGCTCGTGTCCGAAGCCGCGCGGCTGCGTTACCGCTCGGCGGGCGAGTTCATCGCCCCGATGACGGTCCGGTCGCCCTTCGGCGGCGGCATTTTCGGTGGCCAGACCCACAGCCAGTCGCCCGAAGGCATCTTCACCCATTGTTCGGGGATCAAGACGGTGATCCCGTCCACGCCCTATGATGCCAAGGGACTGCTGATCGCCGCGATCGAGGATAATGACCCGACCCTATTCTTCGAGCCCAAGCGCATCTATAACGGCCCGTTCGACGGCCATTATGATACGCCGGCGACCAGTTGGGCCGGTCATGCCGATGCGCAGGTGCCGACCGGCTATTACCGCATCCCGTTGGGCAAGGCGCGGATCGCGCGGGCAGGCGACGCGCTGACCGTCCTCTGCTACGGCACGATGGTCCATGTCGTCGAGAATGTGGTCGCGACGCTGGGCATCGACGCGGAGATCGTCGACCTGCGCAGTCTGGTTCCGCTGGACATCGACACGATCGAGGCGTCGGTGAAGAAGACCGGCCGCTGCCTGATCGTGCATGAGGCGACGCGAACCAGCGGTTTCGGCGCGGAATTGCTCGCCCAGGTGCAGGAGCGCTGCTTCTACCATCTCGAAGCGCCGATCGAGCGCGTCACCGGCTTTGACACGCCCTATCCGCACAGCCTGGAATGGGCCTATTTCCCCGGGCCGGTGCGTATCCGCGAAGCCATCAACAAGATCATGAAGGACTAA
- a CDS encoding dihydrolipoamide acetyltransferase family protein: MALFTFKLPDIGEGIAQAEVVGWHVKVGDRVEEDQPIADMMTDKATVEMESPVAGTVVRLAGEPGDQISIGAMLVEIEVEDEAAAAPPPSVETIEAETPGEAVIEATETALPGSSNEPRASFEGPGVDSEHRQPSAVETPEPPAAAPTPNRRVEEPVLASPAVRARARELGVDLAQVKPSGDHVRHSDLDAYLLYGQGQGYRPAGRSAKRADQQVKVIGMRRRIAENMAASKRAIPHFTYVEEIDVTALEDLREQLNANRGDRPKLTMLPLLIVALCKALPDFPMLNARYDDEAGVVTRHGSVHLGMATQTDSGLMVPVIRDAQDRNVWQLASEIRRLADAARSGKAKSEELSGSTLTLTSLGPLGGIATTPVINRPEVAIIGPNRVIERPVFKGKEIVAAKLMNLSISCDHRVVDGWDAASFVQAVRKLLEAPAFLFVD; encoded by the coding sequence ATGGCGCTGTTCACGTTCAAGCTGCCGGACATCGGCGAAGGCATCGCACAGGCGGAGGTCGTCGGCTGGCACGTCAAGGTCGGCGATCGGGTCGAGGAAGACCAGCCGATCGCCGACATGATGACCGACAAGGCGACGGTCGAGATGGAAAGCCCGGTTGCGGGCACCGTGGTGCGTCTGGCCGGCGAGCCGGGCGACCAGATCTCTATCGGCGCCATGCTGGTCGAGATCGAGGTGGAAGACGAAGCCGCCGCCGCGCCGCCGCCATCGGTGGAGACGATCGAGGCGGAAACGCCGGGCGAGGCGGTGATCGAGGCAACAGAAACTGCCCTTCCTGGAAGTTCAAACGAGCCACGTGCCTCGTTTGAAGGGCCGGGGGTGGATAGCGAGCATCGCCAGCCTTCCGCCGTCGAAACGCCGGAGCCGCCTGCGGCGGCACCCACCCCCAACCGGAGGGTAGAAGAACCTGTCCTCGCGTCGCCCGCCGTCCGCGCGCGCGCCAGGGAATTGGGCGTCGATCTCGCCCAGGTGAAGCCGTCCGGCGACCATGTCCGCCATTCTGACCTCGACGCCTATCTGCTCTATGGCCAGGGGCAGGGCTATCGCCCCGCGGGACGATCGGCGAAACGCGCCGACCAGCAGGTCAAGGTCATCGGCATGCGCCGCCGCATCGCGGAGAATATGGCCGCGTCCAAGCGCGCCATTCCCCACTTCACCTATGTCGAGGAAATTGACGTCACTGCGCTGGAGGATCTGCGCGAGCAGCTCAATGCGAACCGCGGAGACCGGCCCAAGCTGACCATGTTGCCGCTGCTGATCGTGGCGCTGTGCAAGGCGCTGCCCGACTTCCCGATGCTCAACGCCCGCTATGATGACGAAGCGGGCGTGGTCACGCGCCATGGGTCGGTGCATCTGGGTATGGCGACGCAGACCGATTCGGGGCTGATGGTGCCGGTGATCCGCGACGCGCAGGACCGCAATGTCTGGCAACTGGCGAGCGAAATCCGCCGACTGGCCGACGCCGCGCGCAGCGGCAAGGCGAAGTCGGAGGAACTGTCCGGCTCCACCCTGACGCTCACTTCCCTGGGTCCGCTTGGGGGGATCGCCACCACGCCGGTCATCAACCGGCCCGAAGTCGCGATCATCGGCCCCAACCGCGTGATCGAACGTCCTGTATTCAAGGGCAAGGAGATCGTTGCGGCGAAGCTGATGAACCTGTCGATCAGCTGCGATCACCGCGTGGTCGATGGCTGGGATGCGGCGAGCTTCGTCCAGGCGGTGCGCAAGCTGCTGGAGGCGCCGGCCTTCCTGTTCGTGGACTGA
- a CDS encoding AI-2E family transporter — MTMNEQQEVNRRRDRLLASIALTSGIGLILALPFALRAGAEFFLPLTAALVIAIALVPLLEWMERRGLPSGLAALIAMIGFLVVANTALVLIVVPATDWFRILPQRLPQIQANLAPLIDFYANLQRFVDETVRMVANGPVAAAQTAAVDAPRSLLQFAATSAPSAIIQMVFALLIIYFFLAGWTRLRRRTINSRGSFDGAMAVARVIQNMVDATSAYVITIATINLCLGLAIAFALWLIGMPSPLMWGGIVALLNFIPYFGPMLAAMLLGLGGLMVFDDVYVALLPAALQVGFHLVEANVVTPMLLGRRLTMNPLLILVSLAFWGWVWGTPGALLGVPLLIIIQTVVSAAGTPDIAGFLFEQGTLTVAPRKENDEKEESPVADG; from the coding sequence GTGACCATGAATGAGCAGCAAGAGGTCAACCGGCGTCGCGACCGGCTGCTCGCGTCGATCGCGCTGACATCGGGCATCGGCCTGATCCTGGCGCTGCCCTTCGCCCTGCGCGCGGGGGCGGAATTTTTCCTGCCGCTGACCGCCGCACTGGTCATCGCCATCGCGTTGGTGCCTTTGCTGGAATGGATGGAGCGGCGCGGGTTACCGTCGGGGCTGGCGGCGCTGATCGCGATGATCGGCTTTCTCGTCGTCGCCAACACCGCGCTGGTGCTGATCGTGGTGCCGGCGACCGACTGGTTCCGCATCCTGCCCCAGCGCCTGCCGCAGATTCAGGCGAACCTCGCCCCGCTGATCGACTTCTACGCCAATCTTCAGCGCTTCGTCGACGAAACGGTGCGGATGGTGGCCAACGGGCCGGTTGCGGCGGCGCAGACGGCCGCGGTCGATGCACCGCGGTCGCTGTTGCAATTCGCAGCCACCTCCGCTCCCTCGGCGATCATCCAGATGGTGTTCGCGCTGCTCATCATCTATTTCTTCCTGGCGGGCTGGACCCGGTTGCGACGCCGCACGATCAACAGCCGTGGCAGCTTCGACGGCGCCATGGCGGTGGCCCGGGTGATCCAGAATATGGTCGATGCGACGTCGGCCTATGTCATCACCATCGCCACCATCAACCTGTGCCTGGGCCTGGCCATCGCCTTCGCGCTGTGGCTGATCGGCATGCCGTCTCCGCTGATGTGGGGCGGCATCGTCGCGCTGCTGAACTTCATTCCCTATTTCGGGCCGATGCTGGCGGCGATGCTGCTGGGACTGGGCGGCCTGATGGTGTTCGACGACGTCTATGTCGCGCTGCTGCCGGCGGCATTGCAGGTCGGTTTTCACCTGGTGGAGGCCAATGTCGTTACGCCGATGCTGCTGGGCCGGCGGCTGACGATGAACCCGCTGCTGATTCTCGTCTCGCTGGCCTTCTGGGGCTGGGTATGGGGTACGCCCGGCGCGTTGCTCGGCGTGCCCCTGCTCATCATCATCCAGACCGTGGTGTCGGCGGCGGGAACCCCCGATATTGCCGGTTTCCTGTTCGAGCAGGGGACGCTGACCGTGGCCCCGCGCAAAGAAAATGACGAGAAAGAGGAAAGTCCCGTTGCGGACGGTTGA
- the aqpZ gene encoding aquaporin Z, producing the protein MVPLGKRLFAEAFGTFWLVFGGCGSAVLAAGFPDVGIGLLGVSLAFGLTVLTMAYSIGHISGCHLNPAVTVGLWAGGRFPVRDIAPYVVAQLVGAVIAAALLLYIASGQPGYALAGNGLGVNGFGPLSPGGYALGSGLAIEAVLTFGFLIIILGSTDSRAPAGFAPIAIGLALTLIHLISIPVTNTSVNPARSTGPALLVGGMALQQLWLFWLAPMIGALVAGGAYRWLAEEPLAPAIVGENL; encoded by the coding sequence ATGGTTCCGTTGGGCAAGAGACTTTTCGCCGAAGCATTCGGCACATTCTGGCTGGTCTTCGGTGGTTGCGGCAGCGCGGTGCTGGCGGCGGGCTTCCCGGATGTCGGCATAGGCCTGCTGGGCGTCAGCCTGGCTTTCGGCCTCACCGTCCTGACCATGGCCTATTCGATAGGTCATATTTCCGGCTGCCATCTCAATCCCGCGGTGACCGTGGGCCTGTGGGCCGGGGGCCGCTTCCCCGTGCGCGACATCGCTCCCTATGTCGTCGCCCAGCTGGTGGGTGCGGTCATCGCGGCGGCGCTGCTGCTGTACATCGCCAGCGGCCAGCCGGGCTATGCGCTGGCCGGCAATGGCCTGGGGGTGAACGGCTTCGGGCCGCTGTCGCCCGGCGGCTATGCGCTGGGATCAGGGCTGGCGATCGAAGCGGTGCTGACCTTCGGCTTCCTCATCATCATCCTAGGATCGACCGACAGCCGCGCGCCCGCCGGATTCGCGCCGATCGCGATCGGGCTGGCGCTGACTCTCATCCACCTTATCAGCATCCCGGTCACCAACACATCGGTCAATCCGGCGCGCAGCACCGGCCCGGCCCTTCTGGTCGGTGGCATGGCGCTGCAACAACTATGGCTGTTCTGGCTGGCCCCGATGATCGGCGCGCTGGTCGCCGGCGGCGCCTATCGCTGGCTGGCGGAAGAGCCGCTCGCACCAGCTATCGTGGGCGAGAATCTGTAA